AAGTCTTTTTGGTTTCTTTGTCTTGATATTCTCTTCTAGACTTGCGATAAAAGCATCAGGGTTATAATCGACATGATTATACGATAGAATAGATAATCTAGCACTTTGTTCTCCTTCTCTATCTCCTAGAACAACTCCTTTTTTGTCTTCCTCTTGACTTTGCACATTTGACACCAGATCATTCATATTATAACCAAATCCTTTACCCATTCTTTTTATTTCTCCTTCAGAATCTTCTAGTGAACAAAATATTCCAGATTCATTGTGTTTTCTTACACCTTCTGCAATAAATTGAAAAGCAAACGTGGATTTTCCAGAACCACTGGCTCCTATAATTGCAGATAATGTACCTTCAACAAGCCCTTTCCCATCAATTTTCTCATCAAGGTTAACAATTCCACTTGAAACTCTTTTCTCTGAAGTAGGAAAGTCCATTTCTATTCGCTGTTTCGGATACAATGTCAACCCCTTGCTAGTAATGCTGCATACATGTTTTTCTCTATTAATGGCAGTTCCTCTCATCTTTAACACCTTGAGAAAAATTGGAGATGCATTATCTGGTCCGTGTTCTAGTTTTATAACCGCATCAGCTACAGATTCTTCTATACCATTGCCTAAATCGTTACTTCCGTATGGGATTTCTGAAATAATTAAAGTAGTAATTCCCTCTGCTCTCATAATTTTCCCCAAAAATACTTGTACTGTAATTCTAGATTCAATTCGATTTGTAAATGACATGGATAGAGCTGAAAATGAATCAAGTACTATTCGTTTAGCATTAATCGACCTTATAGCAGCCAAGATTTCCTCAAAAGCATCTTGTATCCCATCATTGGCAAGGGAGACAAAATCGAGATAACTAAAGCTTGCTTGATCTTCAAATTTTTGAAAATCCATTCCTAACTTCTTAGAGGTAGCATAAAATTGTGATTTTGATTCACTAAAGGAGATATAAACACCAGGTTCGTCTGGTTCGGAAGTTAAACCATTGTATAGAAATTGTGATCCAAGTATAGTTTTACCAGTGCCTGAATTACCTGCAACCATTATGGTGAATCCCCTAGGTATTCCGCCCTCTACTAGAGAATCAAGATTTGGAACCCCTGTTGATATTCTCTGATCCAAATCCAAAATTAATCTACGGCTTATTGATAATGATGATATATAAATTTATAATATCATTAGTATATCGATAAGAAGAATTGAAATTAATCATATAAGTTTAGTTATTCGTGTAAATTGGATAAGTCTCACAAAGGCTCGGGTCCGGTGGACTTCAGTACGATATCGTTCCTATACCTGGTTTCTATTGAAAGCTGTAGATGTTTCTCTAAAAATAAGAAAAATTAGTTAAATCATACCTTATTTTGACGCACATCATAAAAATATTCTTATACTTTTATTTGTGATTAAGGTGATATTTCTTAATTTATATGGACATTTTTCATTTGATTTATTTCTAAATTTGTTTATTCAAAATCCAGTATTTGAGCATGCAAAACAACATGAGTAAATGAGAAAATATCATTGATATCAAGAAAATTTTTATGGTATCGAGAATAACTGATATTTTGATTTATTTATAAACATACAACCAAAATATAATTTATTTATGTATTCAAAAAAAAAAGAAAAATATGACATGTTACTATCTTAAATGGGCGAGAATAATTTAATACTAAAATTTATTCATCTATTGCAATTCCATGACCGACGGATTTCTGTATTTTATTTAAAGGGATTTCAAAGGGCTCTGTCAACTTATCGTCAGATATTTGCACTAATTAGCGTTGTAAAAAAGCGTCAGATAACTTGTATAATAAATAAATTATAATATGAATTATTGAATTGTATTTGGAAGTACAAATATTATTAGTAGTGTTCCTAGCGAAGAACTAAAGTATAAGATGTATTGGGGAGATGAACATCTGAAAAAATTCCCTTCGCATAGGAATTATACACCGATGAAAAAGTGATTAGTTAGTATCTATTCCAATTCTGGAAATACCTCGCTGGTTTATACCAATAAAGCCGATTATCTCGATTACATTTAGAGCATTTGACATTCATTCTTACGTTATTATACCAATCAAACCAATTACCAACAGTTCTAATTTTCCTGTTTGCTTCTATATGCACTACATCAGGTGTTCTAGTTTGAATATTACTACCACAATGGACGCAACCAAACTCGAATGAAGTAGACATGATCAATATTTCTTATTCATATATCTAAGGATTTCTTACGATCGCGTCTAATCATTAGCCATGAGAAGATGCTAAGAACTACTTCTCGTAGGTGAGAGACACTGTTGAAATTCTCAAATAAAGCAATGTTGATCTAGAATGTAATCTTTAGGGGAATAAAGTTCTAACATAAATAATTCTTAAGAAGGAGAACGTATTATACACTCAGAGTATCGTGGGGGAAATTAGTCCTCGTAATATTCTGAGGATGATATAAAGTCCAAAACCAGCATCTAAAAACAAAGCACTTTCCAAATTAGTTCGGCGACTAATTCTTCGAGGGGATGAGTGATTGACAGTTGACGTCCATACCTGCTATGGAATGATGAGTCCAACATCATCATTCTTTACTTTATAGAACTACATTATTCTTTTTATTAGTAACGAAATTTATTTATTGGGGAAGTTATTTTTTATCAAATTAATATGATTGTCTTTATCTTCTAACTCAATTTCATCCCCATCTTACATGTTCAACATGTCCATTAGAGGCTTGCAGATCTACCACTACTCTTAATACTTCAGAGTACAGGAGACCTCCAGTTCGCTTAATGTATCAGAGAATTAGGTGAAGATAGAAACGCCGCCTTTATGGTATAGTGAGATACAACTAGAATAGATATCTAAGAAATATTACACATTTTAGTTCAGGTCAGTCTCAAGGCGGATGGCTACTACTTACCTCCAACATGAAAATCTAATAGATTTATTAAATTTAGTACTTTACACATCGCCGCCTTTTATGGCTATAACACTGATGCTGTATTGTATAGGATCTCAGAGAAAGAAACTCTAGATAGATAGAGTTGCCGGGAGGTTTTTATCTAACTCTAGTAATATTGTAGGTTGATCAGTATGAGCTGATTAGCGATGTATGAACCCACTGGTTGGTATTAAAAACCATTTGATACCTGCATTTATATTGTACATATACTATAATAATATGATGTCCAAAAATGACAAAATAGAAAATAATGACCAAAATTCATCTTTAGATAACAATAATGTCAATATTCAAGAAAGTATTTTTCAAAGTAACCAAAGATTGTATAATAGAATTGTAGAACAAAACACCGCATCAATCGAACAATCTTTCGATGAGTCAAAACAAAGGATAGATGAAAGTATAAGAGAAGCAAGAAATCAGATTCCACGTTATACTGAAACTGTCAATCAACTTCAAGAACAAACACTTCAGGCTACTAAGAATATTGCAGAAAGCTACCTTGAATATCAAAAACAAACGATCGATTCTCTTCAGTCAATATCTACACCATGTCTATACAATGTAAATTCCCAATTATTGAATAATCAAGAATACTTTAGAAGAATACCAGAAATATACTCAAAAATAGTAAATAATTTTGCAGAAAATACTATATCTATGAGTAGAATTTTTAATGATATGGCATTTAGTAATATTGAATTATTCAAAAATGTAATCGATAACACAAAGAAACAATCCAAACATCTTGCGGAAATAGGAAAAAGAAATATATCAGCATATGAGAGAATCGAAAGAGAAAACAACGATGTATTATTATCAACTCAAAAATATCATCAGTCTAAAAATCAAACGAGAAAGATAAATTAATACTTTCTTCTCTATTTCTGTCAATATTTCATTTATAGTTTATAGAAAACCTACTAGATCTCGAGAAATTGGATAAAGCGATTATCAAAGTCTGCTATCCATTTGGGGATTACTATATGATATCCACTGAATAGAGATCGAATTTAATCAAAATAGACATTCATTATAGTGGAACAAAATAATAGACTCTCAATAATGAATACACTTTCATAATAAGAGATGTATAATTAAAGTTAAAATATAAAAAAAATTAGCCCGAATCTCCGTCTTCGCCATCATCAGATGATGAGGATGGTGATACAGCTGGAGCTGGAACTACTACTACTTGTTTTCCACTTGCGTTGATCAATGCGTTTTGAATCTGAACTAGATTATCTTGTGCTGCACTAGTGTTATCATCGTTTAAAGCTAAGATTGCTGCATTTGTGTAATTAAGCAATTTTTCATTCATTTCTGGGTCTTGTTGCTTAGATTGATTAGTTTGTGACTGAGTTTGATTTGCTTGAGCTAATTGTTGTTGTGCTTGATCTTTTTGTTGCTGAGCTTGTTGCATTTGTTGATCGGCCTGCTGTAATTGTTGTTGAGCTTGTTCTGTAGAATTTTGTCCGCTTGTTTGATTGGTCTGATTTGTCTGTCCTATTATTTGTCCATAGATATTGGAGCTTCCCGTATTTAGTAATAATACCAAGCTAATGGCTAGTATTACTGGGACGCTAACATTCATGAAAGTCTTCATTGTAATATCCTATGAAACAAAGTTTTTATAGTGTGATTGGTGCGAGAATAACCTTATTTTAGACAATTTTCTAGGATGCTATACTCTATTAGTAAAATCATTAAATGAATAATTTCATTACTATAAATAAAATTTTAATCATTAATGTAGTCTTAGCGATTTCTTTACTACTCCCCGTAAGTCCAACTTCAACTACCATGAATACATTACTACAACTAACACGCTAATCAAGGCACAGGTCGATCCCAGTCATCTAAACAAAATGTTTGGCTCGGGACCTTTTGTTTCTTGTAATAATTTGCATGCACAAAGTAAAAGTAAACAAAACAGGGCATTAATCTATTGGCCCAAAGTGGAGGTAGTGATAAAGGTAAAAGACTGGTGACAATACAACTAGTTCAGGGGACAATGTAAACACACAAAGTAAAAATAATACCTATAGTACCGCTGTCGGCCAACAATAACATATTTTTTTCTTAAGTCGCTGTAGCCTACCATTATTCACTTAGAGTGATTGCACTAATAATGAAAACCGATAATATGCGTAGGATGAGTAGAGTCAGTTGTGTAGATTAAGGACATTAATTACTTGTAGAGAACAATCCGTCGTCAAGGTTGATGAATGGTTTTTCTGGATGATCTCCTTTTTGGTTTGTGAATTGTTGACAACTTTCTGCTGTATTAAAACCGGATTCTAGAGGCAAGAAAGGGGAAGAAGTAACGCATACAGAATATGGGGCACCATCCTTAAATAAACCAGCTGGGGTTTGAATCGGCTCCATCTCATATGTATTGATACCATCGTTTACCAAAGATTGCATATTTTCAAAAGGCGTATCGGAAGTAGGAACGATGCAGAATGCTTCTGGATCATTTACCGAATCAAGTGTGACGGTCCCTTCGTATACACAATAACTGAAAGTCCCTTCTACATCCTCACTCCATTGAACGCTAGGGGTGATCTCAAGACCTTCTCCAGATTGGGCATTAACAAAAGAATTAAGAGCGATAGTATTCATAAATAATATAGATACTAACGATATAACACAAACCAATAAGAAAATTTTATTCATTAATATAAAGTTATTAACAAAATATTTAAAAACTGAACATTCTAGTCAATAATATCTAGATAGAAAAAGAAGATCTAGTCTTTAGTAATAACAAGATAGATGAAAATGCCTTGCCATTCATAAAATAGAATTAAGAAGATCGACTGATATTACCAAAACACGAACCATGCAAGGCAACTGATTGTACATGTATATAAACTATTATTGACATTACTTTTTGAAGATATGCTCGGAACTCTTTGGACAATAATTTTGATTATAATAGCAATTATCGTAATAGTAGTATTACTACGGTTTCTTTTTGGAATATTAGTTATAGCTCCTGTGGGGATGGAATTCGTTAAACCTGGCACAACTACTGATATAGCGTTGTCAATAGTTAATAGCATCTAGTTAGTTGGTGAAATAGCATATGCTCCCTGAACACGTATTGTAGAGTGCTACGTTGATCAAAGTGTATGTCATACCATAATAATTTTTCTACTTGATATTAATTTCTTTATCCTTAAATAGGTATCATTCTTTTAATCATCTTTTTCCTTCGCATCATGGTGAACGAATTCAAATAGTGTTAGAACAATATTGATCACAGAAAGAATGGAAAAAAATTCACGTATTCTTACCGCCTAGCAATATCTTTTTTAATGGTTACACTTGTGAACTTTCTACTAACAACATGTTTTATTTATTCTGCTTTAATCGACTGCTGATGAAGAGCGAAAAGAAATAACCGTAACAGTTTCCAAATGTCCTCTTATACGATGTTAACTAGAAGTTTTGAGTGTTCTTTTTAACCATGCCTACTTATTCTCAAGAAATCCAGTAGAGAAATGTATTATTCGAGCTTAACTTGGCGGGCTTGATAATACATAAACAGATTAATTCGTAGGATTTAGTTTTCTACTATTTCTCGATGTTCGTTAAAAAAATGTATAAGCAAATTTCTGGAGAATCCATCTATATTCAACTTATCATCGTCAAAAGAGATTAAGCCGTGACCTATAACCCAATTCATATCCTCCGTAAAACGTTCAAAGGTTAACATATTATGATTTAGTGTTGGGTTATCAAATAGATTTTCATATAATTGTTCCATTGTCCAGAGTGTTTTATTAGAATCGTAAATACCCTGTAAGTGCCTGCATAAAACGAGTATCTCTTTTGTTGGTGTGTTACCCTCAAGACTCATGTTTATTTCTTTATTCACAGTTCAAAGATTTTCTTATTCTATGATATGTTTAATTACTAAAAAAAATATTAACCCTTCGATAATATCTAATCTTTTATCTTGTAGATGTTCTCAGCGTCTTCCTTTGTTACCCTAAACCACAAATTATGCCCATCATATCTATCGACTAGGTTTTTAGGAATTGAATATACTTCTTTGTCCACTACACCAGCTTTAGTAATAACATTATCCAGTCGAATTTCCTGTACTTCTCCGAGGTCAGCGTCGTTTATACCTCTTGCCTCTTTTTTAATAACATCGTTCCAGTCAATATTGTTGTTACTCATGACCAATATTAATTATCATAATTTAAATAGATATACCGTAATTTTCATAAAGTATGAGATAAAGATGTCCTTGGTAAATGATTAAAGACAAGAAAGAGTCACAAGAGAAAAGTATACGGTCTTTCGTATTGAGGTTATAAGCGCTGATGAACCCCTAAGATTAGCACATGAAGGTGGATTGCTTCATAATGCCATTGCCAGTCATTATTTCTTAATAACGTGGAGCTTAGATTCGTAATACGGAGTAAATCCTTTGTTGTCCCATTACTTGCACCGTTAACTCTTCTCCAATAGTAAACCTCAGCAAGAAACAAGCCTTGTGCATAAATTGCCGAATCAGAAATATTTTTATATTTTTATTTATATTTTATTGGTCAACATGAACAGAAATGTTCCCGATAATTTGTCTAATCAGATAACAAAGGCAAATAAACCAACAACATCAACTCATGTCAATAAAAAAGCCATATCATGTCACCGGCTGTATTGTTTATCTAAAGTGGTTTGCAGATGTACAGAGTGCTCGTTCTATTATTGTTATGAACATGTCCAAACACATCCGCATCCAAGAGAAAAACTTGAGATTATAGAGGACACAATAAGCAATTAATAAGGATGTTGTCTTCTCTCCATCCAGTCTACTAGTATCCATTTTTTTCCTATTTATTATGACAGTTAATTGTTCGTATTTCTCTTGCAATTCTCCCTCACTTCTCATTTCAAAGCTATTGGTTTATTGTTGGAAAGTTGGGAAAATTATATTGTTGATCGATATTCACATTATAAATCAACTTACTTATGAGTAGTTGAAATTGTCTCTTATAGTTTATTTCTGAAAATCGTTTAACAGAATCACTAATCCTCTGTCTTTCCTCATCAGCCACGTCTAGTGCGGATGCTACTACTTGAGATGCTTGTTCTAACGAATCATATTGATAAATTGTTGGGACGAACTCTGTTTGTCCTCCAGTAATAGGTACAACAGCAATCAAACCAGCACTCATTGCCTCTACTATGGAAATTCCAAAATGTTCTCCCTCTCGTGAATGGAAATATACTTTACTTTTCTTCATTATCCCGATTAACTCCTCAGAGCTAGTGACAAATTCAAAGAAAAAGCAAAGGATGTAAAGGACGCAGTTCTAGATGCTACAAAAGACGTTGAAGAAGAGACCAAGATTACCACAGATCCATCGTCAAAAGCATCGTCGTCAAATTCTAGTGATAGAGAATACGAAGAAGGTACTGCTGGAACAAATAGGAATAGGCAAAGTGATCCCTTAACAGAGTATTCAGATAAAGAACCAAATACTCCTGCTAAGATTAACGCAGGCGAACCAACAGCAGTCAAAAGAGACCCAAGCGATCAGAAGATTACATCAGAAGGTCAAAGTGGGACAAGTACCGCTGAAGCACAAGAAGAATATCGTAAATGTGAGATGACAAAGGTGGATTCGCATAGTCATTCCCATGAGTATTCGTCATGCTAATATGGTCATTAATCCGCACCGATCAAAAATTATTCTGAAAATAAAGCAAGATGTTCTTTTAATTTTTATAATCTTTTAACAATTACACTGAAAGTCCGATTTTCTCTAAATTATTTATCTTAGACCTAAACGAAAAAATCACACACTATTAAAATTATTTTATATTTTCAAGTTCTTTGGAACATTCATTACAGACGGTCTCATCTTCTTTTGAAGTAAATAATTTGCCACAGGATGAACATTTTATTGTATGTTCTTTATACAATCCTTTCTAACATTTGCAACAAATTATTAAAACAATTACTATCTTGTATTTGTCCTTATTCTATCTCAAATCGCTAGTGAAAAGAATAGGCGAAAATTATCTTAACTGCTTCCCTGGACAAGCAATAGAGGAGTGGAAACAGTACCTACATGAAGTTAGTTTACCATGAGAAAAGATAAAAGGTCGCACTGGTTCATTGATGGCATAAGAAATTAATAAATTATGAATATTTTTCGTGGCGTTAACCAAACTCCTAAAGCTTTGATTACAATATTAAGACGTAAATCTAAATGGATTTTTTGAACTTCACAATAATCAACGATGTTTTATTAGGAAATAAGTCAAGTTAATTTTCTAACACATTTACCTCAGGATCTCGATTACCTTTTTGGCTGCTAGAAAAGCAGATGCAGGATTCTGTCCAGTTATTATCCTTCCGTCACTAACTACAAAAGGTTTAAAGTTTTCACTTTTTTCAAAATTGCTTCCCACTTCTTTGAGACGATCTTCCAAAGAAAAAGGAACAGTCTTTTCTAGTTTTACAGTTTCTTCCTCATCATTTGTAAAACCAGTTACTCTTTTGTTTTTTAGTATAGAATTTCCATTTTTGTCTTTCGCCTGCAATAGTCCAGCTGGTCCATGACAAACGGCAGAAATAACTTTATCATCGTTGTAAAAATCTTCTACTATTTTCTTTAAATCTTTGTCTTCAGATAAATCCCACATTGGTCCATGGCCACCAGGTAGAAATAAGGTATCATAGTCACCAGAATAAATATCAGATAGAAGTTTGGTATTTTCTAATTTCTCTTTGGCATCTTTGTCATTTTGAAGGCGCTTAGTATATTCAGTTTGATTTTCAGGTTGTAAACTCTTTGGATCAACAGGTGGTTTTCCACCATTTGGGGATGCGATTGTAACTTCATATTCATTGTCTGTAAATTCATAGTAAGGACTAGCAAATTCTTCAAGCCAATATCCGGTTTTATGTCCGCTGTTTCCTAATTGATCATGAGAGGGTAAAACAAAAAGGACCTTTTTCATATCTTTTGATCTCCAACAAACTATAAAATGCTCATGGTAAAATAGTAATAGTTTAGCTAACTTAATTTAATGTCTCTAATTAAGGATTATTTAGATTCTAGATATTTTTATCAATTTAGCTTGTAATTTTATTATTTTCTTCAACAGTGTATGACTGAGACAAAGTCCTGTAATACTTGATACTGACGCGAAATCAATCCAGAGATTAGATTAAAATCATGAATGTGCTTGCAAAGAAATCTTTTATCATATGATTGTTCAAACGGTAATTCACGATTTTATTTTACGCTGCCAAATGTATAGGAATTCCTAATATGCGTATGCTCCGTCAGCAGGCCTACATTGATTACACAGAGTAGTTTTTTCACCTTTATCGTTCTTTGTTATGCTCATTACCTCTACATTTTCCATACCACATTCATCACATCTACCTTTCATAATCATTCATAATCATGAAACTTTAAAAGACCAATCTATCCTAGCCAAATACTCTATCCACGTTGATACCTTTATTTCTTGTCTAAATAATTATTAATATGATTACGCCTTTAACTCATCATCTTGGGTTTCTAAAATACTATTGGCATCATCCTCTGAGCCTACTTCTGAAGCAGAATTTTGTTGGTTTTCCAAAGATGTAGATGATTGTTCAACCTTTGATAATTTTTTCTTACTTGATCTCTTTGCAGTCTCTATTTTTTCATCTATCCTCTGTTGTTCAGGCATAACCTGTCTAGTTGATCAAATATTATAAAGCCTAACCAGATTTGAGCTAGTATTATTGATTCACCACCAGAATCACAGAGTATGGTTAGTTTTGATATGCTGACTTAAGGATGGATCATCATGTCTTAACGCTATATTCAAAATTGAACTTCCTCTAAAGTTATTGAAGAATAGTAGGATTGGAATAACAGAATTAATTTATTACGCATAACTTGTGCACTGAATATGATGGGTGACACATGGTTTTTGACAATAGTTCTTATCTATAGGAACTCGTAATAAATTTGACTAAATACGTGGATTCAACGCAACATTCTTCTGCTGCTTTGATGAATTCCCAAAGAACCTTCTGATATTACAATGCATATTGCCTATGTTATTATCTATACAATGATATCTGCAGAATGAGCCTTAGTACTGTTATTGTTTTGTTGTTGAGCCAGCTGGGAGTCTTATCCTCATGATTTAATATCATTGAATCATTTGGATTTCCATAGGACCGAATTCTATAGACCATACTTTGGGTTAGTATACGTGAGTTTATTCATTAATCCTCTATCTCAAAATTTATTGTGATTAAATACTTTTATTATACAATATCATTTGCTGACACACACAACCACAAAAAGTAAAACCATTGGGAATTTTCCCTACCGATGAGGTATTAGGTCATTACTGAATTTATGTTTGTGGCCTATTTGTATGCCTCATTTCTAGTATTCATATCTGAAATCAATGATGCATTTTTTTGTCATGCAAATAATCTTATTCATCCTATTAAAATTTTAACTATTTTTTGCGATCTTTTAATAAAAATAATCAAAAAAACGCAAATAGATTGAGCATATGAGATCCCGATAGACAATGTAACAATACTGGGATTTTTTGATTGT
This Candidatus Nitrosocosmicus oleophilus DNA region includes the following protein-coding sequences:
- a CDS encoding ATPase domain-containing protein, giving the protein MDQRISTGVPNLDSLVEGGIPRGFTIMVAGNSGTGKTILGSQFLYNGLTSEPDEPGVYISFSESKSQFYATSKKLGMDFQKFEDQASFSYLDFVSLANDGIQDAFEEILAAIRSINAKRIVLDSFSALSMSFTNRIESRITVQVFLGKIMRAEGITTLIISEIPYGSNDLGNGIEESVADAVIKLEHGPDNASPIFLKVLKMRGTAINREKHVCSITSKGLTLYPKQRIEMDFPTSEKRVSSGIVNLDEKIDGKGLVEGTLSAIIGASGSGKSTFAFQFIAEGVRKHNESGIFCSLEDSEGEIKRMGKGFGYNMNDLVSNVQSQEEDKKGVVLGDREGEQSARLSILSYNHVDYNPDAFIASLEENIKTKKPKRLVIDGLSIYEHRYKDDLHDITERISSLVRRYQVTTLVTLLGAQKNIFQVTELNLSPLFNNVILLRFVELYGRMKRIMMILKVSMSHQDGAILEFVITKDKGLEIVGPIGDDYTGIFSGIARK
- a CDS encoding glycosyltransferase — protein: MKKSKVYFHSREGEHFGISIVEAMSAGLIAVVPITGGQTEFVPTIYQYDSLEQASQVVASALDVADEERQRISDSVKRFSEINYKRQFQLLISKLIYNVNIDQQYNFPNFPTINQ
- a CDS encoding type 1 glutamine amidotransferase domain-containing protein, which encodes MKKVLFVLPSHDQLGNSGHKTGYWLEEFASPYYEFTDNEYEVTIASPNGGKPPVDPKSLQPENQTEYTKRLQNDKDAKEKLENTKLLSDIYSGDYDTLFLPGGHGPMWDLSEDKDLKKIVEDFYNDDKVISAVCHGPAGLLQAKDKNGNSILKNKRVTGFTNDEEETVKLEKTVPFSLEDRLKEVGSNFEKSENFKPFVVSDGRIITGQNPASAFLAAKKVIEILR